From the Excalfactoria chinensis isolate bCotChi1 chromosome 1, bCotChi1.hap2, whole genome shotgun sequence genome, one window contains:
- the DNM1L gene encoding dynamin-1-like protein isoform X2, which translates to MEALIPVINKLQDVFNTVGADIIQLPQIVVVGTQSSGKSSVLESLVGRDLLPRGTGVVTRRPLILQLVHVSPEDGRKTAGDENDPATWKNPRHLSKEIDAEEWGKFLHTKNKIYTDFDEIRQEIENETERISGNNKGISPEPIHLKIFSSNVVNLTLVDLPGMTKVPVGDQPKDIELQIRELILQFISNPNSIILAVTAANTDMATSEALKIAREVDPDGRRTLAVITKLDLMDAGTDAMDVLMGRVIPVKLGIIGVVNRSQLDINNKKSVADSIRDEYGFLQKKYPSLANRNGTKYLARTLNRLLMHHIRDCLPELKTRINVLAAQYQSLLNSYGEPVEDKSATLLQLITKFATEYCNTIEGTAKYIETSELCGGARICYIFHETFGRTLESVDPLGGLNTIDILTAIRNATGPRPALFVPEVSFELLVKRQIKRLEEPSLRCVELVHEEMQRIIQHCSNYSTQELLRFPKLHDAIVEVVTCLLRRRLPVTNEMVHNLVAIELAYINTKHPDFADACGLMNNNIEEQRRNRLARELPSSVPRDKAAAGAGDVSQESGTGNWRGMLKSSKAEEVSAEEKSKPAAALPASPQKGHAVNLLDVPVPVARKLSAREQRDCEVIERLIKSYFLIVRKNIQDSVPKAVMHFLVNHVKDTLQSELVGQLYKSLLLDDLLTESEDMAQRRKEAADMLKALQRASQIIAEIRETHLW; encoded by the exons AGCAGTGGAAAGAGTTCTGTATTGGAAAGCCTTGTGGGGAGGGATCTGCTCCCACGAGGTACCGGAGTTGTGACCCGAAGACCCCTCATTCTGCAGCTGGTGCATGTTTCCCCAGAGGATGGTCGGAAAACAGCTGGAGATGAAAATG ACCCTGCTACATGGAAAAATCCAAGACACCTTTCTAAAG AGATAGATGCTGAAGAGTGGGGTAAATTTCTTCACACCAAAAATAAG ATCTATACAGATTTTGACGAAATTCGtcaggaaatagaaaatgaaacagagaggATTTCAGGAAATAATAAG GGTATCAGTCCCGAACCAATTCATCTTAAGATATTTTCATCTAATGTTGTGAATCTGACTCTTGTGGATTTACCAGGAATGACAAAG gtGCCTGTTGGTGATCAGCCCAAGGATATCGAACTTCAAATAAGAGAGCTAATCCTTCAATTCATCAGCAACCCAAATTCAATTATTCTGGCAGTCACAGCAGCTAACACAGACATGGCCACTTCAGAAGCTCTTAAAATTGCACGGGAAGTGGATCCGGATG GTCGAAGAACCCTTGCTGTTATCACAAAGCTGGATCTCATGGATGCTGGCACTGATGCTATGGATGTGCTCATGGGAAGAGTGATTCCAGTAAAACTTGGCATCATTGGAGTAGTGAACAG GAGTCAGCTGGATATTAACAATAAGAAGAGTGTAGCGGATTCTATTCGTGATGAATATGGTTTTCTTCAAAAGAAGTATCCCTCTCTAGCCAATCGAAATGGAACTAAGTATCTTGCTAGGACACTGAACAG gCTTCTAATGCATCATATCAGGGACTGCTTGCCAGAACTGAAAACCAGAATCAATGTTTTAGCTGCTCAGTACCAGTCTCTACTTAACAGCTATGGAGAACCCGTTGAGGACAAAAGTGCCACTTTATTGCAGCTTATTACCAAATTTGCCACAGAATATTGCAATACTATTGAAGGAACGGCAAAATACATAGAGACTTCTGAGCT ATGTGGTGGAGCCAGAATCTGTTACATCTTTCATGAGACCTTTGGACGAACCTTAGAATCTGTTGACCCTCTAGGTGGCCTTAACACAATTGATATTCTGACTGCCATTAGAAATGCTACT GGTCCCCGTCCTGCCTTGTTTGTTCCTGAAGTTTCATTTGAATTGCTGGTTAAAAGGCAAATCAAACGTTTAGAAGAGCCCAGCCTTCGCTGTGTGGAGCTGGTTcatgaagaaatgcaaagaattaTACAGCATTGTAGCAATTACAGTACACAG gagTTGCTGAGGTTTCCCAAGTTACACGATGCTATAGTTGAAGTAGTAACCTGCCTTCTGCGTAGACGGCTTCCTGTCACAAATGAAATG GTTCATAATTTAGTGGCTATTGAATTAGCCTATATCAATACAAAACATCCAGATTTTGCTGATGCCTGTGGCTTAATGAATAACAACATAGAG gaacaaCGGCGTAACAGGTTAGCCCGGGAATTGCCTTCTTCTGTGCCACGAGACAAG gctgctgctggagcaggagatgTATCCCAGGAGTCTGGAACAGGCAACTGGAGAGGAATGCTGAAATCCTCAAAAGCAGAGGAGGTATCAGCAGAGGAAAAGTCAAaacctgctgcagctcttcctgctaGTCCTCAAAAAGGACATGCAGTAAACCTATTAGATGTG cCTGTGCCTGTTGCACGCAAACTTTCTGCCCGTGAGCAGCGAGATTGTGAAGTGATTGAACGACTCATTAAATCTTATTTCCTTATTGTCAGAAAGAATATTCAGGACAG TGTGCCAAAGGCAGTGATGCATTTTCTGGTGAACCATGTGAAAGACACTCTTCAGAGTGAGCTGGTGGGCCAGCTGTATAAATCCTTGCTGTTGGATGACCTTCTGACGGAATCTGAAGACATGGCACAGCGCAGAAAAGAGGCAGCTGACATGCTAAAg GCCTTGCAGCGAGCCAGTCAAATCATTGCAGAGATTCGGGAGACACATCTTTGGTGA
- the DNM1L gene encoding dynamin-1-like protein isoform X4 encodes MEALIPVINKLQDVFNTVGADIIQLPQIVVVGTQSSGKSSVLESLVGRDLLPRGTGVVTRRPLILQLVHVSPEDGRKTAGDENDPATWKNPRHLSKEIDAEEWGKFLHTKNKIYTDFDEIRQEIENETERISGNNKGISPEPIHLKIFSSNVVNLTLVDLPGMTKVPVGDQPKDIELQIRELILQFISNPNSIILAVTAANTDMATSEALKIAREVDPDGRRTLAVITKLDLMDAGTDAMDVLMGRVIPVKLGIIGVVNRSQLDINNKKSVADSIRDEYGFLQKKYPSLANRNGTKYLARTLNRLLMHHIRDCLPELKTRINVLAAQYQSLLNSYGEPVEDKSATLLQLITKFATEYCNTIEGTAKYIETSELCGGARICYIFHETFGRTLESVDPLGGLNTIDILTAIRNATGPRPALFVPEVSFELLVKRQIKRLEEPSLRCVELVHEEMQRIIQHCSNYSTQELLRFPKLHDAIVEVVTCLLRRRLPVTNEMVHNLVAIELAYINTKHPDFADACGLMNNNIEEQRRNRLARELPSSVPRDKSTKAPGALPPASQETVTAASAEADGKAAAGAGDVSQESGTGNWRGMLKSSKAEEVSAEEKSKPAAALPASPQKGHAVNLLDVPVPVARKLSAREQRDCEVIERLIKSYFLIVRKNIQDSVPKAVMHFLVNHVKDTLQSELVGQLYKSLLLDDLLTESEDMAQRRKEAADMLKALQRASQIIAEIRETHLW; translated from the exons AGCAGTGGAAAGAGTTCTGTATTGGAAAGCCTTGTGGGGAGGGATCTGCTCCCACGAGGTACCGGAGTTGTGACCCGAAGACCCCTCATTCTGCAGCTGGTGCATGTTTCCCCAGAGGATGGTCGGAAAACAGCTGGAGATGAAAATG ACCCTGCTACATGGAAAAATCCAAGACACCTTTCTAAAG AGATAGATGCTGAAGAGTGGGGTAAATTTCTTCACACCAAAAATAAG ATCTATACAGATTTTGACGAAATTCGtcaggaaatagaaaatgaaacagagaggATTTCAGGAAATAATAAG GGTATCAGTCCCGAACCAATTCATCTTAAGATATTTTCATCTAATGTTGTGAATCTGACTCTTGTGGATTTACCAGGAATGACAAAG gtGCCTGTTGGTGATCAGCCCAAGGATATCGAACTTCAAATAAGAGAGCTAATCCTTCAATTCATCAGCAACCCAAATTCAATTATTCTGGCAGTCACAGCAGCTAACACAGACATGGCCACTTCAGAAGCTCTTAAAATTGCACGGGAAGTGGATCCGGATG GTCGAAGAACCCTTGCTGTTATCACAAAGCTGGATCTCATGGATGCTGGCACTGATGCTATGGATGTGCTCATGGGAAGAGTGATTCCAGTAAAACTTGGCATCATTGGAGTAGTGAACAG GAGTCAGCTGGATATTAACAATAAGAAGAGTGTAGCGGATTCTATTCGTGATGAATATGGTTTTCTTCAAAAGAAGTATCCCTCTCTAGCCAATCGAAATGGAACTAAGTATCTTGCTAGGACACTGAACAG gCTTCTAATGCATCATATCAGGGACTGCTTGCCAGAACTGAAAACCAGAATCAATGTTTTAGCTGCTCAGTACCAGTCTCTACTTAACAGCTATGGAGAACCCGTTGAGGACAAAAGTGCCACTTTATTGCAGCTTATTACCAAATTTGCCACAGAATATTGCAATACTATTGAAGGAACGGCAAAATACATAGAGACTTCTGAGCT ATGTGGTGGAGCCAGAATCTGTTACATCTTTCATGAGACCTTTGGACGAACCTTAGAATCTGTTGACCCTCTAGGTGGCCTTAACACAATTGATATTCTGACTGCCATTAGAAATGCTACT GGTCCCCGTCCTGCCTTGTTTGTTCCTGAAGTTTCATTTGAATTGCTGGTTAAAAGGCAAATCAAACGTTTAGAAGAGCCCAGCCTTCGCTGTGTGGAGCTGGTTcatgaagaaatgcaaagaattaTACAGCATTGTAGCAATTACAGTACACAG gagTTGCTGAGGTTTCCCAAGTTACACGATGCTATAGTTGAAGTAGTAACCTGCCTTCTGCGTAGACGGCTTCCTGTCACAAATGAAATG GTTCATAATTTAGTGGCTATTGAATTAGCCTATATCAATACAAAACATCCAGATTTTGCTGATGCCTGTGGCTTAATGAATAACAACATAGAG gaacaaCGGCGTAACAGGTTAGCCCGGGAATTGCCTTCTTCTGTGCCACGAGACAAG TCTACTAAAGCTCCAGGTGCATTGCCACCTGCTTCCCAGGAGACTgttactgctgcttctgctgaggCTGATGGCAAg gctgctgctggagcaggagatgTATCCCAGGAGTCTGGAACAGGCAACTGGAGAGGAATGCTGAAATCCTCAAAAGCAGAGGAGGTATCAGCAGAGGAAAAGTCAAaacctgctgcagctcttcctgctaGTCCTCAAAAAGGACATGCAGTAAACCTATTAGATGTG cCTGTGCCTGTTGCACGCAAACTTTCTGCCCGTGAGCAGCGAGATTGTGAAGTGATTGAACGACTCATTAAATCTTATTTCCTTATTGTCAGAAAGAATATTCAGGACAG TGTGCCAAAGGCAGTGATGCATTTTCTGGTGAACCATGTGAAAGACACTCTTCAGAGTGAGCTGGTGGGCCAGCTGTATAAATCCTTGCTGTTGGATGACCTTCTGACGGAATCTGAAGACATGGCACAGCGCAGAAAAGAGGCAGCTGACATGCTAAAg GCCTTGCAGCGAGCCAGTCAAATCATTGCAGAGATTCGGGAGACACATCTTTGGTGA
- the DNM1L gene encoding dynamin-1-like protein isoform X3 — translation MEALIPVINKLQDVFNTVGADIIQLPQIVVVGTQSSGKSSVLESLVGRDLLPRGTGVVTRRPLILQLVHVSPEDGRKTAGDENEIDAEEWGKFLHTKNKIYTDFDEIRQEIENETERISGNNKGISPEPIHLKIFSSNVVNLTLVDLPGMTKVPVGDQPKDIELQIRELILQFISNPNSIILAVTAANTDMATSEALKIAREVDPDGRRTLAVITKLDLMDAGTDAMDVLMGRVIPVKLGIIGVVNRSQLDINNKKSVADSIRDEYGFLQKKYPSLANRNGTKYLARTLNRLLMHHIRDCLPELKTRINVLAAQYQSLLNSYGEPVEDKSATLLQLITKFATEYCNTIEGTAKYIETSELCGGARICYIFHETFGRTLESVDPLGGLNTIDILTAIRNATGPRPALFVPEVSFELLVKRQIKRLEEPSLRCVELVHEEMQRIIQHCSNYSTQELLRFPKLHDAIVEVVTCLLRRRLPVTNEMVHNLVAIELAYINTKHPDFADACGLMNNNIEEQRRNRLARELPSSVPRDKAAAGAGDVSQESGTGNWRGMLKSSKAEEVSAEEKSKPAAALPASPQKGHAVNLLDVPVPVARKLSAREQRDCEVIERLIKSYFLIVRKNIQDSVPKAVMHFLVNHVKDTLQSELVGQLYKSLLLDDLLTESEDMAQRRKEAADMLKALQRASQIIAEIRETHLW, via the exons AGCAGTGGAAAGAGTTCTGTATTGGAAAGCCTTGTGGGGAGGGATCTGCTCCCACGAGGTACCGGAGTTGTGACCCGAAGACCCCTCATTCTGCAGCTGGTGCATGTTTCCCCAGAGGATGGTCGGAAAACAGCTGGAGATGAAAATG AGATAGATGCTGAAGAGTGGGGTAAATTTCTTCACACCAAAAATAAG ATCTATACAGATTTTGACGAAATTCGtcaggaaatagaaaatgaaacagagaggATTTCAGGAAATAATAAG GGTATCAGTCCCGAACCAATTCATCTTAAGATATTTTCATCTAATGTTGTGAATCTGACTCTTGTGGATTTACCAGGAATGACAAAG gtGCCTGTTGGTGATCAGCCCAAGGATATCGAACTTCAAATAAGAGAGCTAATCCTTCAATTCATCAGCAACCCAAATTCAATTATTCTGGCAGTCACAGCAGCTAACACAGACATGGCCACTTCAGAAGCTCTTAAAATTGCACGGGAAGTGGATCCGGATG GTCGAAGAACCCTTGCTGTTATCACAAAGCTGGATCTCATGGATGCTGGCACTGATGCTATGGATGTGCTCATGGGAAGAGTGATTCCAGTAAAACTTGGCATCATTGGAGTAGTGAACAG GAGTCAGCTGGATATTAACAATAAGAAGAGTGTAGCGGATTCTATTCGTGATGAATATGGTTTTCTTCAAAAGAAGTATCCCTCTCTAGCCAATCGAAATGGAACTAAGTATCTTGCTAGGACACTGAACAG gCTTCTAATGCATCATATCAGGGACTGCTTGCCAGAACTGAAAACCAGAATCAATGTTTTAGCTGCTCAGTACCAGTCTCTACTTAACAGCTATGGAGAACCCGTTGAGGACAAAAGTGCCACTTTATTGCAGCTTATTACCAAATTTGCCACAGAATATTGCAATACTATTGAAGGAACGGCAAAATACATAGAGACTTCTGAGCT ATGTGGTGGAGCCAGAATCTGTTACATCTTTCATGAGACCTTTGGACGAACCTTAGAATCTGTTGACCCTCTAGGTGGCCTTAACACAATTGATATTCTGACTGCCATTAGAAATGCTACT GGTCCCCGTCCTGCCTTGTTTGTTCCTGAAGTTTCATTTGAATTGCTGGTTAAAAGGCAAATCAAACGTTTAGAAGAGCCCAGCCTTCGCTGTGTGGAGCTGGTTcatgaagaaatgcaaagaattaTACAGCATTGTAGCAATTACAGTACACAG gagTTGCTGAGGTTTCCCAAGTTACACGATGCTATAGTTGAAGTAGTAACCTGCCTTCTGCGTAGACGGCTTCCTGTCACAAATGAAATG GTTCATAATTTAGTGGCTATTGAATTAGCCTATATCAATACAAAACATCCAGATTTTGCTGATGCCTGTGGCTTAATGAATAACAACATAGAG gaacaaCGGCGTAACAGGTTAGCCCGGGAATTGCCTTCTTCTGTGCCACGAGACAAG gctgctgctggagcaggagatgTATCCCAGGAGTCTGGAACAGGCAACTGGAGAGGAATGCTGAAATCCTCAAAAGCAGAGGAGGTATCAGCAGAGGAAAAGTCAAaacctgctgcagctcttcctgctaGTCCTCAAAAAGGACATGCAGTAAACCTATTAGATGTG cCTGTGCCTGTTGCACGCAAACTTTCTGCCCGTGAGCAGCGAGATTGTGAAGTGATTGAACGACTCATTAAATCTTATTTCCTTATTGTCAGAAAGAATATTCAGGACAG TGTGCCAAAGGCAGTGATGCATTTTCTGGTGAACCATGTGAAAGACACTCTTCAGAGTGAGCTGGTGGGCCAGCTGTATAAATCCTTGCTGTTGGATGACCTTCTGACGGAATCTGAAGACATGGCACAGCGCAGAAAAGAGGCAGCTGACATGCTAAAg GCCTTGCAGCGAGCCAGTCAAATCATTGCAGAGATTCGGGAGACACATCTTTGGTGA
- the DNM1L gene encoding dynamin-1-like protein isoform X1 yields MEALIPVINKLQDVFNTVGADIIQLPQIVVVGTQSSGKSSVLESLVGRDLLPRGTGVVTRRPLILQLVHVSPEDGRKTAGDENEIDAEEWGKFLHTKNKIYTDFDEIRQEIENETERISGNNKGISPEPIHLKIFSSNVVNLTLVDLPGMTKVPVGDQPKDIELQIRELILQFISNPNSIILAVTAANTDMATSEALKIAREVDPDGRRTLAVITKLDLMDAGTDAMDVLMGRVIPVKLGIIGVVNRSQLDINNKKSVADSIRDEYGFLQKKYPSLANRNGTKYLARTLNRLLMHHIRDCLPELKTRINVLAAQYQSLLNSYGEPVEDKSATLLQLITKFATEYCNTIEGTAKYIETSELCGGARICYIFHETFGRTLESVDPLGGLNTIDILTAIRNATGPRPALFVPEVSFELLVKRQIKRLEEPSLRCVELVHEEMQRIIQHCSNYSTQELLRFPKLHDAIVEVVTCLLRRRLPVTNEMVHNLVAIELAYINTKHPDFADACGLMNNNIEEQRRNRLARELPSSVPRDKSTKAPGALPPASQETVTAASAEADGKAAAGAGDVSQESGTGNWRGMLKSSKAEEVSAEEKSKPAAALPASPQKGHAVNLLDVPVPVARKLSAREQRDCEVIERLIKSYFLIVRKNIQDSVPKAVMHFLVNHVKDTLQSELVGQLYKSLLLDDLLTESEDMAQRRKEAADMLKALQRASQIIAEIRETHLW; encoded by the exons AGCAGTGGAAAGAGTTCTGTATTGGAAAGCCTTGTGGGGAGGGATCTGCTCCCACGAGGTACCGGAGTTGTGACCCGAAGACCCCTCATTCTGCAGCTGGTGCATGTTTCCCCAGAGGATGGTCGGAAAACAGCTGGAGATGAAAATG AGATAGATGCTGAAGAGTGGGGTAAATTTCTTCACACCAAAAATAAG ATCTATACAGATTTTGACGAAATTCGtcaggaaatagaaaatgaaacagagaggATTTCAGGAAATAATAAG GGTATCAGTCCCGAACCAATTCATCTTAAGATATTTTCATCTAATGTTGTGAATCTGACTCTTGTGGATTTACCAGGAATGACAAAG gtGCCTGTTGGTGATCAGCCCAAGGATATCGAACTTCAAATAAGAGAGCTAATCCTTCAATTCATCAGCAACCCAAATTCAATTATTCTGGCAGTCACAGCAGCTAACACAGACATGGCCACTTCAGAAGCTCTTAAAATTGCACGGGAAGTGGATCCGGATG GTCGAAGAACCCTTGCTGTTATCACAAAGCTGGATCTCATGGATGCTGGCACTGATGCTATGGATGTGCTCATGGGAAGAGTGATTCCAGTAAAACTTGGCATCATTGGAGTAGTGAACAG GAGTCAGCTGGATATTAACAATAAGAAGAGTGTAGCGGATTCTATTCGTGATGAATATGGTTTTCTTCAAAAGAAGTATCCCTCTCTAGCCAATCGAAATGGAACTAAGTATCTTGCTAGGACACTGAACAG gCTTCTAATGCATCATATCAGGGACTGCTTGCCAGAACTGAAAACCAGAATCAATGTTTTAGCTGCTCAGTACCAGTCTCTACTTAACAGCTATGGAGAACCCGTTGAGGACAAAAGTGCCACTTTATTGCAGCTTATTACCAAATTTGCCACAGAATATTGCAATACTATTGAAGGAACGGCAAAATACATAGAGACTTCTGAGCT ATGTGGTGGAGCCAGAATCTGTTACATCTTTCATGAGACCTTTGGACGAACCTTAGAATCTGTTGACCCTCTAGGTGGCCTTAACACAATTGATATTCTGACTGCCATTAGAAATGCTACT GGTCCCCGTCCTGCCTTGTTTGTTCCTGAAGTTTCATTTGAATTGCTGGTTAAAAGGCAAATCAAACGTTTAGAAGAGCCCAGCCTTCGCTGTGTGGAGCTGGTTcatgaagaaatgcaaagaattaTACAGCATTGTAGCAATTACAGTACACAG gagTTGCTGAGGTTTCCCAAGTTACACGATGCTATAGTTGAAGTAGTAACCTGCCTTCTGCGTAGACGGCTTCCTGTCACAAATGAAATG GTTCATAATTTAGTGGCTATTGAATTAGCCTATATCAATACAAAACATCCAGATTTTGCTGATGCCTGTGGCTTAATGAATAACAACATAGAG gaacaaCGGCGTAACAGGTTAGCCCGGGAATTGCCTTCTTCTGTGCCACGAGACAAG TCTACTAAAGCTCCAGGTGCATTGCCACCTGCTTCCCAGGAGACTgttactgctgcttctgctgaggCTGATGGCAAg gctgctgctggagcaggagatgTATCCCAGGAGTCTGGAACAGGCAACTGGAGAGGAATGCTGAAATCCTCAAAAGCAGAGGAGGTATCAGCAGAGGAAAAGTCAAaacctgctgcagctcttcctgctaGTCCTCAAAAAGGACATGCAGTAAACCTATTAGATGTG cCTGTGCCTGTTGCACGCAAACTTTCTGCCCGTGAGCAGCGAGATTGTGAAGTGATTGAACGACTCATTAAATCTTATTTCCTTATTGTCAGAAAGAATATTCAGGACAG TGTGCCAAAGGCAGTGATGCATTTTCTGGTGAACCATGTGAAAGACACTCTTCAGAGTGAGCTGGTGGGCCAGCTGTATAAATCCTTGCTGTTGGATGACCTTCTGACGGAATCTGAAGACATGGCACAGCGCAGAAAAGAGGCAGCTGACATGCTAAAg GCCTTGCAGCGAGCCAGTCAAATCATTGCAGAGATTCGGGAGACACATCTTTGGTGA